A window of Phyllopteryx taeniolatus isolate TA_2022b chromosome 19, UOR_Ptae_1.2, whole genome shotgun sequence contains these coding sequences:
- the gucy2g gene encoding guanylate cyclase 2G isoform X2: MTMSRSSPGITQVLHLMLALTATKANVGEGPGASRGPGSPPPSPKLLIGFQAPWNSSFPFSAQRLGSAIQIAIDKVNGNPSFLGNYTLSFVYMDTACSPKLSLGAFIQQVWRDNVSAVFGPACPEEAEVTGLIASTWSIPMFGFVGQSSKMDNADVYDSYVNVVPPLKRSSEVLVKTLEFFGWTHVAMIGGGLDSNTWDKVDALWKTVDTALRSRFKLTAAVKFDTSDPRLVYRNVKYIATVARVIVVLANKEDSLTLLLEAERQGLMGGDNVFFLVQHFEDNVWKYSMDGQMNRAALRAFDMTFIIGQKSYDGYDYYDFFEQVFERLRGPPFHSNLTSEREVSTYSAYLHDAVLLYAMALKEVLKDSEDPHDGRQVLQKLKNKNGIRFYGASGLVHFDEDGERNLDYSIYDLQYSRDDATFVPVLHFDSHSKSIRPTPMFAAVTWPKGRPPSDNPECGFNNELCEWLSTDIVLLALLVTFPVIGVLAVLGIGVLVLQKLRLQASLEDSRWWLIDYGDITIIREASVRPFVGLQCVANVVCRVRLFCAIPMQHVHAVSLSTTRSPSGSGGSYSTLSANSYGFKDKMGKEHIYVTIGLYQGNYVAIKYIKKDVRENLHRASVLVEFNVMREMKHENLLQFFGACVEPPNVCLVTQYCRKGSLKDVLKASDVELDGMFKLSFAYDIVNGMDFIHKSSLKFHGNLKTSTCMVDSRLQVKLSGFGLWEFKYSSKGNSDLTGTPKYEGFFWTAPELLRKVNPSITGTPKGDIYSFAIILWELMYNSKSGPYHEVNIEPKEIIARLRGPSRGEPLRPPLSDLCDESINSLLRVCWNENPDHRPPFRSILRQLKETSPESHANILDNMVEKLEKYANHLEVVVQERTNQLVAEKFRSDKLLSSMLPRYIADELMAGKTVEPRSYDVVSIFFSDIVGFTSMCAISSAMEVITFLNDLYSLFDDIIRMYDVYKVETIGDAYMVASGLPIANGQQHAVEIATMALHFLSAIKRFRIRHMPSESLAIRIGAHSGPVVAGVVGSTMPRYCLFGDTVNMASRMESNSLPLKIHISQCTADILTQVGSFELEERGQIEMKGKGYHKTYWLLSKQGFNPPLLAPHSPARTDACLQLAKEKKGVCRAADKWATKPAGEDTAVPLVDN; the protein is encoded by the exons ATGACGATGAGTAGATCTTCCCCGGGTATCACCCAGGTGCTCCACCTAATGCTCGCCCTGACCGCCACCAAGGCCAACGTCGGCGAGGGTCCGGGCGCCAGCCGGGGTCCCGGCTCGCCCCCTCCCAGCCCAAAGCTGCTGATCGGTTTCCAGGCTCCTTGGAACTCATCGTTCCCCTTCAGTGCCCAGCGGCTGGGGTCTGCCATCCAGATCGCCATAGACAAGGTGAACGGCAACCCCTCCTTCCTGGGCAACTACACCTTGAGCTTCGTCTACATGGACACGGCCTGCAGCCCTAAGCTGTCTTTAGGGGCCTTCATTCAGCAGGTGTGGCGGGACAACGTGTCTGCCGTCTTTGGCCCAGCGTGTCCCGAAGAAGCTGAG gtGACGGGCCTGATCGCGTCCACGTGGAGCATCCCCATGTTCGGATTCGTGGGCCAGTCGTCCAAGATGGACAACGCCGACGTGTACGACTCGTACGTGAACGTGGTGCCGCCGCTCAAGAGGAGCTCCGAGGTGCTGGTGAAGACCTTGGAGTTCTTCGGGTGGACGCATGTGGCCATGATCGGCGGTGGTCTGGACTCCAACACGTGGGACAAAGTGGACGCGTTGTGGAAAACGGTGGACACGGCGTTGAGGTCAAGGTTCAAGTTGACGGCCGCCGTCAAGTTCGACACCAGCGACCCACGTCTGGTTTACCGCAACGTCAAGTACATCGCCACAGTGGCTAGAG TGATCGTGGTCCTGGCCAACAAGGAGGACTCTCTGACGCTGCTGCTGGAGGCCGAGCGCCAGGGCCTGATGGGCGGCGACAACGTCTTCTTCCTGGTGCAACATTTTGAG GACAACGTGTGGAAATACTCAATGGACGGCCAAATGAACCGAGCGGCCCTCCGAGCCTTTGACATGACCTTCATCATCGGCCAGAAGTCGTATGACGGCTACGACTACTACGACTTCTTTGAGCAGGTGTTCGAAAGACTCCGAGGACCGCCATTCCACAGCAACCTGACGTCCGAGAGAGag GTGAGCACCTACTCGGCCTACTTGCACGACGCTGTGCTGCTCTACGCCATGGCCTTGAAGGAGGTCCTGAAAGACAGCGAGGATCCTCACGACGGACGTCAGGTTCTGCAGAAACTGAAAAACAAGAATGGCATTCGCTTCTACG GAGCTTCCGGACTGGTCCACTTTGACGAGGACGGGGAGAGAAACCTGGACTATTCCATTTACGACCTGCAGTATAGCAGGGATGATGCCACGTTTGTCCCAGTCCTTCATTTTGACAGCCACAGCAAAAGCATCCG GCCGACGCCCATGTTCGCCGCAGTGACCTGGCCCAAAGGAAGACCCCCGTCCGACAACCCCGAATGTGGCTTCAACAATGAGCTGTGCGAATGGCTGAGTACCG ACATCGTCCTGCTGGCTCTGCTGGTCACCTTCCCCGTCATCGGCGTGTTGGCCGTGCTGGGCATCGGCGTCCTGGTGCTTCAGAAGCTGCGCCTCCAGGCCAGCCTGGAGGACTCGCGCTGGTGGCTCATCGACTACGGCGACATCACAATCATCAGGGAGGCGTCGGTACGACCCTTCGTGGGACTGCAGTGTGTCGCGAATGTAGTATGTCGTGTGCGTCTGTTTTGTGCGATCCCCATGCAGCACGTGCACGCCGTGTCGCTGAGCACCACCAGGAGTCCGAGTGGCAGCGGAGGCTCGTACTCCACCTTGTCCGCCAACAGCTACGGCTTCAAAGACAAAATGGGCAAAGAGCACATCTACGTCACCATTGGCCTCTACCAG GGTAATTACGTGGCCATCAAGTACATCAAGAAGGACGTTCGTGAGAACCTCCACAGGGCCTCCGTCCTCGTCGAGTTCAACGTG ATGAGGGAGATGAAGCACGAGAACCTGTTGCAGTTCTTCGGCGCATGTGTGGAGCCGCCCAACGTCTGTCTGGTGACGCAGTACTGCAGGAAGGGCAGCCTGAAG GATGTTTTGAAGGCTTCCGACGTGGAGTTGGACGGGATGTTCAAGCTTTCCTTCGCTTACGACATCGTCAAC GGAATGGACTTCATCCACAAGAGCAGCCTCAAGTTCCACGGCAACCTGAAGACCAGCACCTGCATGGTGGACAGCCGGCTGCAGGTCAAACTATCCGGGTTTGGACTGTGGGAGTTTAAGTACAGCAGTAAAGGCAACAGTGACCTGACAGGAACTCCCAAATATGAAG GGTTTTTCTGGACAGCGCCGGAGCTTTTGAGAAAAGTCAACCCCTCGATCACTGGGACCCCCAAAGGGGACATCTACAGTTTTGCAATCATCCTGTGGGAGCTCATGTACAACTCCAAGAGCGGGCCGTACCATGAGGTCAACATAGAGCCCAaag AGATAATCGCGAGGCTGCGGGGGCCCTCCCGCGGGGAGCCCCTCAGACCGCCCCTTTCTGACCTGTGCGACGAAAGCATCAACTCGTTGCTCAGGGTCTGCTGGAACGAAAACCCCGACCACCGACCGCCGTTTCGGTCCATTCTGAGACAGCTGAAGGAAACCAGCCCAGAAAG CCATGCAAACATTCTGGACAACATGGTGGAGAAGCTCGAAAAATATGCCAATCACCTGGAGGTGGTGGTGCAGGAGAGAACCAATCAACTGGTCGCCGAGAAGTTTCGCTCAGACAAGCTTCTCTCCAGCATGTTGCCGAG GTACATCGCTGACGAACTGATGGCAGGGAAGACGGTGGAGCCTCGCAGCTACGACGTGGTGAGCATCTTCTTCTCTGACATCGTGGGCTTCACCTCCATGTGCGCCATCAGCTCAGCCATGGAGGTGATCACGTTCCTCAATGACCTCTACAGCCtctttgatgacatcatcaggatGTATGACGTCTACAAG GTGGAGACCATCGGTGACGCCTACATGGTGGCCAGCGGTCTGCCCATCGCTAACGGCCAACAGCACGCCGTGGAGATCGCCACCATGGCTCTCCACTTCTTGAGCGCCATCAAGCGCTTCCGGATACGCCACATGCCCTCCGAGAGCCTGGCCATCCGCATCGGCGCCCACTCGG GTCCGGTGGTCGCCGGCGTGGTCGGAAGCACAATGCCTCGCTACTGTTTATTTGGTGACACGGTCAACATGGCCTCTCGCATGGAGAGCAACAGCTTAC CCTTGAAGATTCACATTTCTCAGTGCACTGCTGACATTCTGACTCAGGTGGGGTCATTCGAGCTGGAGGAAAGGGGACAAATCGAAATGAAG ggcaAAGGCTACCATAAGACCTACTGGCTGTTGAGCAAACAGGGTTTCAACCCTCCTTTACTGGCTCCCCACAGCCCTGCACGGACGGACGCATGCCTCCAGCTGGCAAAAGAG AAAAAGGGAGTGTGCAGAGCTGCAGATAAATGGGCAACAAAACCTGCTGGCGAGGACACCGCTGTGCCTTTAGTTGACAATTAG
- the gucy2g gene encoding guanylate cyclase 2G isoform X7, with the protein MTMSRSSPGITQVLHLMLALTATKANVGEGPGASRGPGSPPPSPKLLIGFQAPWNSSFPFSAQRLGSAIQIAIDKVNGNPSFLGNYTLSFVYMDTACSPKLSLGAFIQQVWRDNVSAVFGPACPEEAEVTGLIASTWSIPMFGFVGQSSKMDNADVYDSYVNVVPPLKRSSEVLVKTLEFFGWTHVAMIGGGLDSNTWDKVDALWKTVDTALRSRFKLTAAVKFDTSDPRLVYRNVKYIATVARVIVVLANKEDSLTLLLEAERQGLMGGDNVFFLVQHFEVSGGVDNVWKYSMDGQMNRAALRAFDMTFIIGQKSYDGYDYYDFFEQVFERLRGPPFHSNLTSEREVSTYSAYLHDAVLLYAMALKEVLKDSEDPHDGRQVLQKLKNKNGIRFYGASGLVHFDEDGERNLDYSIYDLQYSRDDATFVPVLHFDSHSKSIRPTPMFAAVTWPKGRPPSDNPECGFNNELCEWLSTDIVLLALLVTFPVIGVLAVLGIGVLVLQKLRLQASLEDSRWWLIDYGDITIIREASVRPFVGLQCVANVVCRVRLFCAIPMQHVHAVSLSTTRSPSGSGGSYSTLSANSYGFKDKMGKEHIYVTIGLYQGNYVAIKYIKKDVRENLHRASVLVEFNVMREMKHENLLQFFGACVEPPNVCLVTQYCRKGSLKDVLKASDVELDGMFKLSFAYDIVNGMDFIHKSSLKFHGNLKTSTCMVDSRLQVKLSGFGLWEFKYSSKGNSDLTGTPKYEGFFWTAPELLRKVNPSITGTPKGDIYSFAIILWELMYNSKSGPYHEVNIEPKEIIARLRGPSRGEPLRPPLSDLCDESINSLLRVCWNENPDHRPPFRSILRQLKETSPESHANILDNMVEKLEKYANHLEVVVQERTNQLVAEKFRSDKLLSSMLPRYIADELMAGKTVEPRSYDVVSIFFSDIVGFTSMCAISSAMEVITFLNDLYSLFDDIIRMYDVYKVETIGDAYMVASGLPIANGQQHAVEIATMALHFLSAIKRFRIRHMPSESLAIRIGAHSGPVVAGVVGSTMPRYCLFGDTVNMASRMESNSLRQRLP; encoded by the exons ATGACGATGAGTAGATCTTCCCCGGGTATCACCCAGGTGCTCCACCTAATGCTCGCCCTGACCGCCACCAAGGCCAACGTCGGCGAGGGTCCGGGCGCCAGCCGGGGTCCCGGCTCGCCCCCTCCCAGCCCAAAGCTGCTGATCGGTTTCCAGGCTCCTTGGAACTCATCGTTCCCCTTCAGTGCCCAGCGGCTGGGGTCTGCCATCCAGATCGCCATAGACAAGGTGAACGGCAACCCCTCCTTCCTGGGCAACTACACCTTGAGCTTCGTCTACATGGACACGGCCTGCAGCCCTAAGCTGTCTTTAGGGGCCTTCATTCAGCAGGTGTGGCGGGACAACGTGTCTGCCGTCTTTGGCCCAGCGTGTCCCGAAGAAGCTGAG gtGACGGGCCTGATCGCGTCCACGTGGAGCATCCCCATGTTCGGATTCGTGGGCCAGTCGTCCAAGATGGACAACGCCGACGTGTACGACTCGTACGTGAACGTGGTGCCGCCGCTCAAGAGGAGCTCCGAGGTGCTGGTGAAGACCTTGGAGTTCTTCGGGTGGACGCATGTGGCCATGATCGGCGGTGGTCTGGACTCCAACACGTGGGACAAAGTGGACGCGTTGTGGAAAACGGTGGACACGGCGTTGAGGTCAAGGTTCAAGTTGACGGCCGCCGTCAAGTTCGACACCAGCGACCCACGTCTGGTTTACCGCAACGTCAAGTACATCGCCACAGTGGCTAGAG TGATCGTGGTCCTGGCCAACAAGGAGGACTCTCTGACGCTGCTGCTGGAGGCCGAGCGCCAGGGCCTGATGGGCGGCGACAACGTCTTCTTCCTGGTGCAACATTTTGAGGTCAGTGGCGGCGTG GACAACGTGTGGAAATACTCAATGGACGGCCAAATGAACCGAGCGGCCCTCCGAGCCTTTGACATGACCTTCATCATCGGCCAGAAGTCGTATGACGGCTACGACTACTACGACTTCTTTGAGCAGGTGTTCGAAAGACTCCGAGGACCGCCATTCCACAGCAACCTGACGTCCGAGAGAGag GTGAGCACCTACTCGGCCTACTTGCACGACGCTGTGCTGCTCTACGCCATGGCCTTGAAGGAGGTCCTGAAAGACAGCGAGGATCCTCACGACGGACGTCAGGTTCTGCAGAAACTGAAAAACAAGAATGGCATTCGCTTCTACG GAGCTTCCGGACTGGTCCACTTTGACGAGGACGGGGAGAGAAACCTGGACTATTCCATTTACGACCTGCAGTATAGCAGGGATGATGCCACGTTTGTCCCAGTCCTTCATTTTGACAGCCACAGCAAAAGCATCCG GCCGACGCCCATGTTCGCCGCAGTGACCTGGCCCAAAGGAAGACCCCCGTCCGACAACCCCGAATGTGGCTTCAACAATGAGCTGTGCGAATGGCTGAGTACCG ACATCGTCCTGCTGGCTCTGCTGGTCACCTTCCCCGTCATCGGCGTGTTGGCCGTGCTGGGCATCGGCGTCCTGGTGCTTCAGAAGCTGCGCCTCCAGGCCAGCCTGGAGGACTCGCGCTGGTGGCTCATCGACTACGGCGACATCACAATCATCAGGGAGGCGTCGGTACGACCCTTCGTGGGACTGCAGTGTGTCGCGAATGTAGTATGTCGTGTGCGTCTGTTTTGTGCGATCCCCATGCAGCACGTGCACGCCGTGTCGCTGAGCACCACCAGGAGTCCGAGTGGCAGCGGAGGCTCGTACTCCACCTTGTCCGCCAACAGCTACGGCTTCAAAGACAAAATGGGCAAAGAGCACATCTACGTCACCATTGGCCTCTACCAG GGTAATTACGTGGCCATCAAGTACATCAAGAAGGACGTTCGTGAGAACCTCCACAGGGCCTCCGTCCTCGTCGAGTTCAACGTG ATGAGGGAGATGAAGCACGAGAACCTGTTGCAGTTCTTCGGCGCATGTGTGGAGCCGCCCAACGTCTGTCTGGTGACGCAGTACTGCAGGAAGGGCAGCCTGAAG GATGTTTTGAAGGCTTCCGACGTGGAGTTGGACGGGATGTTCAAGCTTTCCTTCGCTTACGACATCGTCAAC GGAATGGACTTCATCCACAAGAGCAGCCTCAAGTTCCACGGCAACCTGAAGACCAGCACCTGCATGGTGGACAGCCGGCTGCAGGTCAAACTATCCGGGTTTGGACTGTGGGAGTTTAAGTACAGCAGTAAAGGCAACAGTGACCTGACAGGAACTCCCAAATATGAAG GGTTTTTCTGGACAGCGCCGGAGCTTTTGAGAAAAGTCAACCCCTCGATCACTGGGACCCCCAAAGGGGACATCTACAGTTTTGCAATCATCCTGTGGGAGCTCATGTACAACTCCAAGAGCGGGCCGTACCATGAGGTCAACATAGAGCCCAaag AGATAATCGCGAGGCTGCGGGGGCCCTCCCGCGGGGAGCCCCTCAGACCGCCCCTTTCTGACCTGTGCGACGAAAGCATCAACTCGTTGCTCAGGGTCTGCTGGAACGAAAACCCCGACCACCGACCGCCGTTTCGGTCCATTCTGAGACAGCTGAAGGAAACCAGCCCAGAAAG CCATGCAAACATTCTGGACAACATGGTGGAGAAGCTCGAAAAATATGCCAATCACCTGGAGGTGGTGGTGCAGGAGAGAACCAATCAACTGGTCGCCGAGAAGTTTCGCTCAGACAAGCTTCTCTCCAGCATGTTGCCGAG GTACATCGCTGACGAACTGATGGCAGGGAAGACGGTGGAGCCTCGCAGCTACGACGTGGTGAGCATCTTCTTCTCTGACATCGTGGGCTTCACCTCCATGTGCGCCATCAGCTCAGCCATGGAGGTGATCACGTTCCTCAATGACCTCTACAGCCtctttgatgacatcatcaggatGTATGACGTCTACAAG GTGGAGACCATCGGTGACGCCTACATGGTGGCCAGCGGTCTGCCCATCGCTAACGGCCAACAGCACGCCGTGGAGATCGCCACCATGGCTCTCCACTTCTTGAGCGCCATCAAGCGCTTCCGGATACGCCACATGCCCTCCGAGAGCCTGGCCATCCGCATCGGCGCCCACTCGG GTCCGGTGGTCGCCGGCGTGGTCGGAAGCACAATGCCTCGCTACTGTTTATTTGGTGACACGGTCAACATGGCCTCTCGCATGGAGAGCAACAGCTTAC ggcaAAGGCTACCATAA
- the gucy2g gene encoding guanylate cyclase 2G isoform X9 produces MTMSRSSPGITQVLHLMLALTATKANVGEGPGASRGPGSPPPSPKLLIGFQAPWNSSFPFSAQRLGSAIQIAIDKVNGNPSFLGNYTLSFVYMDTACSPKLSLGAFIQQVWRDNVSAVFGPACPEEAEVTGLIASTWSIPMFGFVGQSSKMDNADVYDSYVNVVPPLKRSSEVLVKTLEFFGWTHVAMIGGGLDSNTWDKVDALWKTVDTALRSRFKLTAAVKFDTSDPRLVYRNVKYIATVARVIVVLANKEDSLTLLLEAERQGLMGGDNVFFLVQHFEVSGGVDNVWKYSMDGQMNRAALRAFDMTFIIGQKSYDGYDYYDFFEQVFERLRGPPFHSNLTSEREVSTYSAYLHDAVLLYAMALKEVLKDSEDPHDGRQVLQKLKNKNGIRFYGASGLVHFDEDGERNLDYSIYDLQYSRDDATFVPVLHFDSHSKSIRPTPMFAAVTWPKGRPPSDNPECGFNNELCEWLSTDIVLLALLVTFPVIGVLAVLGIGVLVLQKLRLQASLEDSRWWLIDYGDITIIREASVRPFVGLQCVANVVCRVRLFCAIPMQHVHAVSLSTTRSPSGSGGSYSTLSANSYGFKDKMGKEHIYVTIGLYQGNYVAIKYIKKDVRENLHRASVLVEFNVMREMKHENLLQFFGACVEPPNVCLVTQYCRKGSLKDVLKASDVELDGMFKLSFAYDIVNGMDFIHKSSLKFHGNLKTSTCMVDSRLQVKLSGFGLWEFKYSSKGNSDLTGTPKYEGFFWTAPELLRKVNPSITGTPKGDIYSFAIILWELMYNSKSGPYHEVNIEPKEIIARLRGPSRGEPLRPPLSDLCDESINSLLRVCWNENPDHRPPFRSILRQLKETSPESHANILDNMVEKLEKYANHLEVVVQERTNQLVAEKFRSDKLLSSMLPRYIADELMAGKTVEPRSYDVPL; encoded by the exons ATGACGATGAGTAGATCTTCCCCGGGTATCACCCAGGTGCTCCACCTAATGCTCGCCCTGACCGCCACCAAGGCCAACGTCGGCGAGGGTCCGGGCGCCAGCCGGGGTCCCGGCTCGCCCCCTCCCAGCCCAAAGCTGCTGATCGGTTTCCAGGCTCCTTGGAACTCATCGTTCCCCTTCAGTGCCCAGCGGCTGGGGTCTGCCATCCAGATCGCCATAGACAAGGTGAACGGCAACCCCTCCTTCCTGGGCAACTACACCTTGAGCTTCGTCTACATGGACACGGCCTGCAGCCCTAAGCTGTCTTTAGGGGCCTTCATTCAGCAGGTGTGGCGGGACAACGTGTCTGCCGTCTTTGGCCCAGCGTGTCCCGAAGAAGCTGAG gtGACGGGCCTGATCGCGTCCACGTGGAGCATCCCCATGTTCGGATTCGTGGGCCAGTCGTCCAAGATGGACAACGCCGACGTGTACGACTCGTACGTGAACGTGGTGCCGCCGCTCAAGAGGAGCTCCGAGGTGCTGGTGAAGACCTTGGAGTTCTTCGGGTGGACGCATGTGGCCATGATCGGCGGTGGTCTGGACTCCAACACGTGGGACAAAGTGGACGCGTTGTGGAAAACGGTGGACACGGCGTTGAGGTCAAGGTTCAAGTTGACGGCCGCCGTCAAGTTCGACACCAGCGACCCACGTCTGGTTTACCGCAACGTCAAGTACATCGCCACAGTGGCTAGAG TGATCGTGGTCCTGGCCAACAAGGAGGACTCTCTGACGCTGCTGCTGGAGGCCGAGCGCCAGGGCCTGATGGGCGGCGACAACGTCTTCTTCCTGGTGCAACATTTTGAGGTCAGTGGCGGCGTG GACAACGTGTGGAAATACTCAATGGACGGCCAAATGAACCGAGCGGCCCTCCGAGCCTTTGACATGACCTTCATCATCGGCCAGAAGTCGTATGACGGCTACGACTACTACGACTTCTTTGAGCAGGTGTTCGAAAGACTCCGAGGACCGCCATTCCACAGCAACCTGACGTCCGAGAGAGag GTGAGCACCTACTCGGCCTACTTGCACGACGCTGTGCTGCTCTACGCCATGGCCTTGAAGGAGGTCCTGAAAGACAGCGAGGATCCTCACGACGGACGTCAGGTTCTGCAGAAACTGAAAAACAAGAATGGCATTCGCTTCTACG GAGCTTCCGGACTGGTCCACTTTGACGAGGACGGGGAGAGAAACCTGGACTATTCCATTTACGACCTGCAGTATAGCAGGGATGATGCCACGTTTGTCCCAGTCCTTCATTTTGACAGCCACAGCAAAAGCATCCG GCCGACGCCCATGTTCGCCGCAGTGACCTGGCCCAAAGGAAGACCCCCGTCCGACAACCCCGAATGTGGCTTCAACAATGAGCTGTGCGAATGGCTGAGTACCG ACATCGTCCTGCTGGCTCTGCTGGTCACCTTCCCCGTCATCGGCGTGTTGGCCGTGCTGGGCATCGGCGTCCTGGTGCTTCAGAAGCTGCGCCTCCAGGCCAGCCTGGAGGACTCGCGCTGGTGGCTCATCGACTACGGCGACATCACAATCATCAGGGAGGCGTCGGTACGACCCTTCGTGGGACTGCAGTGTGTCGCGAATGTAGTATGTCGTGTGCGTCTGTTTTGTGCGATCCCCATGCAGCACGTGCACGCCGTGTCGCTGAGCACCACCAGGAGTCCGAGTGGCAGCGGAGGCTCGTACTCCACCTTGTCCGCCAACAGCTACGGCTTCAAAGACAAAATGGGCAAAGAGCACATCTACGTCACCATTGGCCTCTACCAG GGTAATTACGTGGCCATCAAGTACATCAAGAAGGACGTTCGTGAGAACCTCCACAGGGCCTCCGTCCTCGTCGAGTTCAACGTG ATGAGGGAGATGAAGCACGAGAACCTGTTGCAGTTCTTCGGCGCATGTGTGGAGCCGCCCAACGTCTGTCTGGTGACGCAGTACTGCAGGAAGGGCAGCCTGAAG GATGTTTTGAAGGCTTCCGACGTGGAGTTGGACGGGATGTTCAAGCTTTCCTTCGCTTACGACATCGTCAAC GGAATGGACTTCATCCACAAGAGCAGCCTCAAGTTCCACGGCAACCTGAAGACCAGCACCTGCATGGTGGACAGCCGGCTGCAGGTCAAACTATCCGGGTTTGGACTGTGGGAGTTTAAGTACAGCAGTAAAGGCAACAGTGACCTGACAGGAACTCCCAAATATGAAG GGTTTTTCTGGACAGCGCCGGAGCTTTTGAGAAAAGTCAACCCCTCGATCACTGGGACCCCCAAAGGGGACATCTACAGTTTTGCAATCATCCTGTGGGAGCTCATGTACAACTCCAAGAGCGGGCCGTACCATGAGGTCAACATAGAGCCCAaag AGATAATCGCGAGGCTGCGGGGGCCCTCCCGCGGGGAGCCCCTCAGACCGCCCCTTTCTGACCTGTGCGACGAAAGCATCAACTCGTTGCTCAGGGTCTGCTGGAACGAAAACCCCGACCACCGACCGCCGTTTCGGTCCATTCTGAGACAGCTGAAGGAAACCAGCCCAGAAAG CCATGCAAACATTCTGGACAACATGGTGGAGAAGCTCGAAAAATATGCCAATCACCTGGAGGTGGTGGTGCAGGAGAGAACCAATCAACTGGTCGCCGAGAAGTTTCGCTCAGACAAGCTTCTCTCCAGCATGTTGCCGAG GTACATCGCTGACGAACTGATGGCAGGGAAGACGGTGGAGCCTCGCAGCTACGACGTG CCtctttga